In the genome of Neovison vison isolate M4711 chromosome 4, ASM_NN_V1, whole genome shotgun sequence, the window tttgcaTTTGATTATCATCTTAACTTTTACCAATGATGGCAAAACAACTCTAAGAGCTGGaccattcaatttaaaaatgaatgaaatcaaggCAAAAAGTATCTTGTGTCCTTTAACAGAGAAGAAACTCAAACAAGTTTGCAGACAACTGGATAGGTCTCATACAGATTAAGTTCTGGTTTACGTCACCCATTTTCCTCTCTATCCTCCTTGTGGTACATTAtctgttttctggtttctatATAATACTGAGTTcttttttgtaattataaaattttttaaaaagattttatttattcatatgacagacagggatcaaaagtaggcagagaggcaggcagagagagagggggaagcaggcccccgcagagcagagagcccgatggaatgtgggacttgattccaggaccctggaatcatgacctgagccgaaggcagagaccttaacccactgagccacccaggtgcccctctatataATACTAAGTTCTAATCATTAgctgaagtaaaagaaaatagatcAGAATGTCTGTAGTACAATCAATACCTCATTACACTAACATTAGAATAAAGtaagaaacaataaattctgAGAAAAGCTATATCAGAATTAGAggcaaatttcactttttttaaggCTTCCTCCTCAAGGAGTCCAGGAGATTCATGGAAAGCATCATAAAGCTTagggtgttttttctttctttctttctttttttctttggtgtAAATATAGTTTTAGCTTTGTCTTAGAACCCAGGACAGGATTTGATTCTTGGTACCTGGCTACCTCAGACCAGTAACATTCACATCCTTGatgagcttgttagaaatgcaaattctcagatgtacagaatcagaatctctggaccAGTGCCTAAGAATCTATGTTTAAAGAAGCCCTCCAGGGGCgtctgggggctcagttgttaagcggctgctttcagctcagatcatgatctcagagtcctgggatcgagccccccccatgggggctccctgctgggcgggaagcctgcttctccctctcccactccccctgcttgtgttccctctctcactgtctctctgtcaaataacaaataaagtcttcaaaaaaaaaaaaaaagaaagaaagaaagaaagaagccctccaggtgattccaatgcATACTGAAGTCTGAGAAGCACTGTCCTATCGTCTTGCAATGGAAAGTGTGGAATGGGAACCAGCAGCATCATCCGTCAGCTTATTACAAATTCTAAACCCCAGGCCCAGCCTAGTgccactgaatcagaatttcaaGGAAACCCCAGATGATTCATAGGTACATTAAAGTTGATCATGGAGGGAACTGACTGCCTTCTGAGTATATTCTAGACTCAAGTTGGAGCCCTGCCACCTGCAGTAACTCTGGACCTGAACATCTGGATTTGGAGCTGGACCATCTTGCAGGGGTGGACGTAACCCCATTCACTGCAGCATTCACCCCCCGACCTTCCTTAACAATTGCGTGTATGACTAGCGCTTTGTTGGACACttgaaaaaataacaagaacaGGGAGCACAAAGACATCGTGAGTCCTATCATGTGTTCTCCAGTACGTGTGCAGGCTCTGCTGAACGGCGGGGACCCGTTCCAACATTAACTGCGGCTCCTTTCTGTTCAGAGCCCTGAAGCACGTTTGGGAGAAGGTAGTGAGGCTCCCACTCAGTGGgaaacaataaaggaaataaaaaggtaaccagggaattaaaaacaaaacaagattacAATTATTTGGAAGTGTCATACCTTGAATAGTTCAAAGAGCATATGATGAAGGTGAGAAGGTACATAAACAATGTGAATTGGTTGGCCTGGAGattttcctagaaaaaaatttaaactcatTTAGAACTGGTGAACAAGTATTTCAGGAAGACAAACTTCTGTATCTATTTGATTAATAGAGACTCCTTACTCCCAAGATTAGAATATACCCCATCTTCCTGTACTACCTTAGAACCTTCTAGGATCTTCTAGAACCTTCTAGAACTTCCCTCTTAAACAGTAAACACAGCTGGCTTATTTTCAAAATGCTATCACAGTGCTGCTTTGTGCTCTATGATTAATTTCTGCATTTCTCTACAAATGTATGAGGTCAGATGAAGTGCATGACAAGAGTGCTCTAAATTAGGTTACGTGAACTATTTGTTTCTGCTTTCAAAACTTTCAGACTGTGCTATTTCAGAGTTAAAATCaccattttaagaaagaaaaaaattcacgtAGCCACAGTATAATACTGAAAtgaatgttaactaaaattttcatattttatgggAAAATAACACATTTGATTATTCTTGCTTTATATCACCCAAACATTAAATCTTACAGGCTAAATATGCTTACATTTTACTGAGaggcaaaagaaaacagagaaacaaaaacctcTTAATACTGTTTGGGAAGAAAAATCAAAGTATTATTCTTTGGTGTCCCAGGCCTTGGCCAAGTTTGAATCAGAAAACAGAAGGCCTGGCGCAATTCCCTCTTTATTTTATCAAACAGTTCAAGCAGTTCATCTACACATATTATGCAACAATGCTGTTAATGCTTAGAGATCTTTTTCAACCTTTATTTGTATTCCTATTTCTAATTTAGCAATCAATTACATGTACATATAACCCAGTCCATGAGTTAGAGTTAGGGTACTTTTAATGTGAGCAACTTAATTTTAACTGTCCTGCTCTGAGAAGCACTACAGGATAGAATAAAAACGGTGCCCTGCATTCGTTATATTATCACTTCAATGTGGGAAGACCCTCTCTTCTCAGGTACCCTAGAGCTGAAGCCACTGAATTATGCTCTGCTTTCAAAAGAGTGGTGTACACTTACAgtgcaattgatttttttttgtaatttgaaaacattttttttccaatttatttattttcagaaaaacagtattcattattttttcaccacacccagtgctccatgcaagccgtgccctctataatacccaccacctggtaccccaacctcccacactcccgccacttcaaacccctcagattgtttttcagagtccatagtctctcatggttcatctccccttccaatttacccaaaagcacataccctccccaatgtccataaccccacccccccttctcccaacccccctccccccagcaacccacagtttgtttcgtgagattaagagtcacttatggtttgtcttgtaatttgaaaacatttttaaaagaacttttaacATGAGACCTACCTTCTTAACTACCtaagtatacaatatagtattgttaatTGTAGGCATAATGTTGTACAGTGGatttctagaacttattcatcttgcataactgaaattttatactCATTAAATAGCAACTCCCCTCTACCCCAGCCCCcagcttctggcaaccaccattctactttctgcctctctgaATTTAACTATTTTACATACTTCAGGTAACTgggatcacacagtatttgtccatgactggcttatttcttaCAGtacaatttaaagtatttttgtttcTAGGTCTTATGAGTAACTTCTCCAGGAGGATATTTCCATTACCAAGTGGTTCCTCCTATTTCTGGCCTCCCTGACTCCCATATTTTGCAATAAGCTCTCTTTCTTTGATCTAAGATACTGAAACTAGGTTgctactttaaattttaaattatttgttcaaaCCATTCCGTTTCATGAATCATCATTAACAACTGAATATACTCAATCGGAACTTTCCAACTGAGATGAAGAGAACTTTGGCTTCAAAAGAGAACTGTACAAATTCTAGAGAAGTtcagaagggagaaaaggaacacaGAAGTTGCTTTGTATTTACAAGAAGTAATCATACTGGGAGAACAGTGACTTTCCCATAGATTAAAATATGGTTTCTTTGTAGCTTACCATTTACTTGTGTGAGCTTTAATTCTGGAGATGTTAAATAATACTGGTCACAAAGCATCTTTGAACACTCAAAGGCATCTGAAATAGAAGGGTTTTTTCATAATGATGAAATGAATTTACCAAGTAAAATTTTCACATGATCTTCAATGCATGTACTACCCTTAGTCTAGAATATTCATTGAGAATACAGGtttctatatatgaaaaaaaaaacatttaatactttattgaagaaaaaaattaagatagtgTTGAAGTTATAGCTGTGGCAATAGGAATACGCACAATTCAGATATTGGATACAATATATAAGAATAtggcacaggggcgcctgggtggttcagtgggttaagcctctgccttcagctcaggtcatggtctcagggtcctgggatcaagcccccattgggctctctgctcagcggggagcctgctttctcctctctctctgcctgcctctctgcctacttgtgatctctctctctctctgtcaaataaataaaatcttaaaaaaaaatatggcacaTTATCTAGTAATGTttggatttttatagttttattaatgAGTTTTAAACCTCTGGCTCTCAAAAGCAAAGGACCTCCATgacaatatttataaaaatataaatgtaacacTCTGAATATAAAGTTATTCACAAACTCACTTCAACCAGAGCTATGTCAATCCCATGGCGTATATTTTCAATAAGGGAAATGCAGAAATCTAGAGATTACCTTGCACCACGGCTGCCACATCGCAGTTTGGATCAATGCTTCCAATGTGTGTTGGGTTTCCTGTCTGTGAGTCACTAAATAGAAGaactgttgaaaaataaaaatcaggataaTCATGATTATTGAAAAAGAACGTGAGCCCCTGAATAATGAAACATCTGGCTGGGGTATGGCTTATATTCCACACCCTTCTCAGTAGGTCATGGCCACAATGAGCTAACTTACTATGCTGGTTCATCAGCATCCGGGTAGAAATACGGTTCATGTAAAATCGATCCAAGAAATACTGAAGATTTTGATTGGTGACTGGGTCAACTGTACAGCCATCTTTATATTCTATGATTCCTTGTGCCATGGTTGGCACTACATTGTGGTGTCTATTTCGAACTTTGATGAGAGTATCTACAAAACTAAGCCAAAACACATTGACAGTTACTGAAAATTCAAATAAGTTTCCTTCACTTATATCCCTTAGACTACCCCAAAGAAGGCTAAAACTTTTTTAAGTACCCATCTAAAGAAATCAAATGATAAAATGTAAGGTTCTCACTTACAGATTCGACTACAATAGAAAAGACAGTATcacaaacagatttttttttccttctagcttAATGTAAAAATACCGGCTTTCTAACTGGTGAATTCATTCTGGGAATTCATTAagccttctctttaaaaaataataattaaaagataattaataTTAAAGAGAATTCTAGaaggccactgtggaaaaaaaccctcaagattTCTTCTCGGATTTATAAAAAGATTCTTCTTTCCTATTCTTATAGCCAGAAATGATCAGTTACTCTGAAAGATAATGTTCAGTCTCCAGTAACAATgacatatattaatattatgtaATAGTAAATCCACCTGTGAATCTAATCATGGGACTGAATTTATAGTAAAAATAGatttcctcaaaaataaaaagttccctGCACTTGCTCAGACTCAGCATCATTTTCAATGTCACCATTcctcttcacttttaaaaaaaccagcaaGTCAAAACTTGTCATTTGTCAGGGAGAGGCTATTTGTTATTCAGAGTGTAACTCCTTTAAtttatgtccaaaaaaaaaaaaatcttagaagtaTGTCTGGAAATAGTCAAAGTTTTAGATAAATATTCAAATGCATAGAACTTACTCTGATAATGCTTTCTGGTCCTCTGGGCTTTTCTCATGGAATTCCACTAAATCCATCAGGCTCTGGATATACCTGTAAAGGGACAGTCGTGCTTTAAGTTTTAAAGTTGAATAGTCAGATACAAATAGctaaatcatttcaaaatgattGCAAAAGAGAAAGtattatgtttaaaattaaaactttccttCAAGACATCTGGAAAACACTGTATCttaataaaaaaccaaacaacaacaacaacaaaaaacgaaGCTACGACTTTAACACTCACCTTTCTAACTTAAAATTGATATTTCTTCAATCATTCCAGATCAGTagtcagttttttgttttatctggcaagtgttttctttttttatagaattTAGAAAAGAACTTTATAAGGAAGGCTTCATATTTTTCCTGCTATATTCACTCATAGGTGAGTGAGTCATGAAAGCATCAGTAAATATTATGGATGATGTGTTTCAGATAGTAATTGTTTaataatctatatatatttatttataacatataatatttatatttatataagtataatatttatatttatagtatatggttatatttaattattataactacaatgcttattttatatttatagtatataatatagatatatatttattaatatattataaatataatatacacaATCATTATAACatacatttataatattataatatatatagatttCTTAAATTAGTAAAGCTGTGTAATCAGTGAATTAGGGTGAGGCTCTGGTATATATCCGCCTCAGTGCATATCCTGGTTCCATTCTCTGAAAATTTGTTCTGTTGGGTGATCTACCCTCTCCAAGCCTCAAaatccttatctgtaaaatgcgaTGATAATAACTGACAATTACTAAGTGGtgactgtgtgccaggtactgttttaagtactttttttaatggattaGCCCGTTTAATTTCACTCACGTAAACTTTTGAAGCATATACTTTATTTTCCTCAGTAACAGATGGGGGAACTGAGGCATAAAGAATTTAAGATACTTGCCATGAATTCCACAACTGGTTAGGGGTAgagacaggatttgaacccaaagcCTGCTGTTAATTAGTTTGTAAGTAACAAAGATTAGATCCTCTAAATAGCCGTCCTTCTGTTTATTTCTAGGATAGGATTCTGTGTGCCATATCAAACTCTTGTCTTTTATTAATCAAAATACAGTTATATTGTGAAAAGTATGTACTTTTTCAGggcaaaatgtctgttcatagcTTTATAACTGTCCTTATGACAACTCACACTAAATTacaaaaacagggacacctgggtggctcagtgggttaaagccactgccttccgctcaggtcatgactcccagagttctgggattgagccccatatcaggctctttgctcggcagggagcctgcttccctctgtctctctgcctacttgtgatctgtctgtcaaataaataaataaaatcttaaaaataaataaataaatacataaattacaaAAACATCTTGACATTCAAAATACTTCTTCAAAAATACATCTTCAAAATACTTAGTTTCAGGCCACTCGTTTTCCAATTATGATGCTATTATATTATAAGAATTCCTACACAAATACTTGTCTTAAAAATAGATACTGTTTCGGAATGGTTCACCACTTACCAGCTTTTAACTAATTGCACTGAAGAGGTATTGACTAATCGATCAGGGAGGATATCAATTTCCTTCAGGATATTGGCTAGCCTCACAGGCAATTCTTGCCTCAAAAATGCAAAAGAAGTTCTTTCACATGCATTTTCTGAACctgtaataaataacctttatttaGTTTTGGGGGAAAAGTAGCTCTAAAGGATATATTTGAATAGCATTAACTCTCCAATATTGAACCCACACACAAATCATAAAATTAGTTTCACCTGCAGTTGGATTACTGTTTAAAGTAACAAGTATCtcctttttcattgtctttttctttactttcttaaaaaaaaaaaggaaaaaaagacgaATATGAGgattattgctttctttttttggaagagGATTCACTTCCATGAAGTCAGAATATCCTATAGCTCAGTCAACAGCACAACATCAACCCCACAACATCGTACAGAGAGTTTTAGATATGAAATTGGAGTAGAGGAATAAAAGGGTGGGTAGGAGTCATGATGTTTCCACATTAGTGGTAAATAATACCACATTTAAATCCTTGAAAGATTCCTTATAAGATCACAGCAgagcagcgcctgggtggctcagtgggttaaggctctgccttcagctcaggtcatgatctcagggtcctggtatggatggggctctctgctcagcagggagcctgcttcctatctctcactctgtctagctctctgactacttgtgatctctctctctctgtgtcaaataaataaataaaatattaaaataaaacactgcaGAAAGCTTGTAAACATTTTTGGCAGTAATGCAAATATATGGAAAACCATAATggtaaagagacaaagaaaactgTTAGCAATGCAGACAGATGTATATACCCCGTAAACAGGTGGCAGGTGGCTAAGGGAGAAAATCTGAATTAATTTGAAGCCACTTTATAACATTAAGAATCCTCCCCCCAAAGTATTATGCTGTGAAAGAGTAGgataaagttttttaaatcaCTGCGAAATACTGGCGCAAAGCAAAAAGTATCTTGACTGGAAGCTGTGGACAGAATAAGCTCAAACCATCCAGCATCCGCAGGTCAGCAAGTGGCCCTGATCTGTAGGCACAAACTGTCAGAAATAAGGCAGATCTAGGAAAGGGCAAGGTGCACTGGCGTCGAGGCTCCAAGGTTCAGCAGGATAACAGACTCCAGTTATTTTAACCAATGAGCTCCGGGGCTGAAAGTTAAGGAAACTTCCCAACCCCAGCGCCCCCACCCAGCCCAACTTTCCAGCTCACCAAAGTCCAGGAGCTGCTTTATGGACAGCGGGGACGGGCTGTAGCGTGAAAAATGCTCGACCTCGCGGGGCACCAGGCCGGCGCTGCTCAGCGAGCCGGCGCTGCGCATCACGAAGCGGACCGCCTTCATCTTGATGCCCACCCGGCCTGGCTAGCGCAGGGGCTGGCTTGGGCGACCAAGGCTCAGGAAAGCAGAACCTGGGACCGAGCTGGAGCGGTGCGCGTCTGGGCAGGAAGGGCAAGTGGGCTGGCTCGTGCACCCTTCCTGGGGCTGAGATCCTGGGTTGCTTCCGAGGGGAGGAGGCCGGCAGTGAGTGTGAGGAGCAGCGAGTGGCTGGAGACTTCAAGTTCCCGTCTGGCCACCCCCGGCCGCCTCCCgtggttttatttgtttccacGCACGCTCCCCCCAGCTCCAAAGGGGGAGGAGTCACTGGGACTTGGAGACGCGTCCAGAGCTGGGGCCGCGCCAATCAGCTCAGATAAAGAACTTTGGGCCCCGCCCCTCAGGCGCGGGGTCCTGTCGGGGGAGAGACCTGGCACCAGTGCCCGGGACTGTGAGGAGTAAGGGGAAAGGTGGGAGGTGAAGCGGGCATCTGGAGGTATGTAGGCTTAAGATCAACCGCTGGGACAGGAGTCCCGGACCGCGTGGGCTGGGGGCCCGCCCAGACTCGTCCTTGTTTACAAGCGAGAAGCTGTCTCAATGTCACGCATTCCTGACCAGAAACTATTTCCAAGAATCTGAGCTCCGGGATGTCATTGGCTCTTGCTCAGAGCGGGCTTTTACAGTAGCCAATCAGCTGCGTTCAAAAGTGAGCGTCTCTGCCAGCGGACAGTGAGGGAAATAAATAGCCTGGGGACTGGTTCTAGTGTTTTCTCCAGGAGCGATCTGTACTGCTTGGGAACTGGGAGTTCCTTCTGTCGATACTAAGGCTTCCGTAACTTCCCAAAATACATTTACTTTTTCCTGGTGGCCATAAAAGGCCGTCAGTTTTTGGTTTTCTCCAGGAAGGCAGTCTCTTCATGAGGTTTAACtctgttaattaaaaacaaagttataaaGGGATCAGTTTGTCGAGTTTAACTCGCCGCCTTCTACCATCAGAGATTTTCTTCACTCTGACCTCCTGTGTAGAATGTCCTTAATCCAAATATTTGTCCAAGACATTCTTTTCAGCTCTTAAATGTCTAGCACAGCGTACTGCAAGAGGTCTTTCCTGATGGCCTCTCCTCCAATCTTCTTCTAATATTGCCTTTGTCACTTAGGACATTGTATTGTAGCTATTCATATTATTGTATTGACTTCTCTGAATCCCCTCCGGTGGAAACCATCAGGGTTGGGACCAAGCCGGGTGTATCCTCGTTATTCCTACCCTGCTTTATCACTACTTAAGCTTAAACAGTTGTGGAAACAAGGGGGAAGCTCTAAATTGCATCTACACTTGGAGATAGGATTTGATACCACCATGATTttcatatacataatatataaaaatttttttttgagtgagagaaggagagtgtgTGCACTAGTGGGgacgaggggcagagggggagagagagaatcttaagcaggctccagaaGGTCAAAGCTAGATGTCAACCTTGATCCCAccaccacgagatcatgacctgagctgaaattaagagttggatgatcaactgagtgagccactcaggtccccaTAGGATTTGTGGTTTTGTACTCTGAATTCTTTATTACATATTTGCATAGCTTGatcaagcaagaaaaaaacaaagaaaaaaaagaagagcaaaacaaaacaaaaaatgggtaCAAGAAgtcaaacaatgaaataaaaccctctctgacaaagcaagaaaaatttaAGGTAAAAATCCACCCCACTTTCCCCTGCCTAGATTACATTTTAAGAACAGAAGTAAAagaatgtatttgtttttctttccacgTCTGTGGGATCTGGATGAGGcaaaaatgtatattataaagAATTACACCTCTTAATTTGCAGAGGAAAGGCCAGGGAAAATGATGTATTACAGGCAGGTGTAGTTTAGGAAAGCTGCACCCAGTGCTCTCCTGGATCACCCAGCACTGTTTTCCTACATGTTGCAGGATGACTAAAGATCAGGAGAAGTCATATGACACTCACAGAAATGGCTCGGTGCTAAGTGTGTACTGAGGTCACCAAAATTTGTCTCCATGTCATCCTGTCCAATAATATTTACCAGATTACCCTCACAGTGCATTGCATTCTTCTATGTCATTTCTCTATGATGGAAACTGTTATAATTGGCAACATTTGCGATAAATGGACCGGAATAGCCAGGTAAAGTTGTTTACACAGTTGGCTAAGTTACTATGTATTACCACAATTAGAGAGTGACCTGGAAAGATAGTGGCACTTGTTCTCCAGCTGACCACAGATCTTGGAGGTTATCCAGTCTCTACAGAAATAAAGCAAAGAGAATTAGCATGTGGGTGCAATGGATATGGACAAATTTGTGCATTCATTCAAGTAAAGGTAAATCATGAGAGGACTATCAAATATTTGGCGCTAATGAGCAGGGGGGAGTGTACACAGTGCTGAACACAACACCCCTGCTTTATGCACCTGATTCCTGAAATTTTTAAGAGTATGCTTAGCTAGCACCAAGTTAATTCTGTCCAGCTGGCCTAGCAGAACCTGGTCACATAAGGTCATTGGTAGAACTTTAAGAATGCAAGTGACACTTTTGTTGGAGGGTTGGAGATGTCCAATTTAACAAAATGCTTCAAGACCTTTAAAAAGATGGCTTTTCAACTTTTTAACCTCTAGGTATATATTGGAAGGgagcattaaatatatatatgtgtgtatatatgtatatataaaatgtgtgtgcatgtatatatatatatacatgtatatatatatatatggagagagagagagagggagagaagaatttCAAAAGCCATGATGGAAGGaagagagcgtgtgtgtgtgtgttgccaaatatatatatctctctctatatatagatatatgtgtatatgtgtgtaatagaatatatatgtggaatatttaaagttaaaaaattagcaGCAGACTTgaaattttttacaaaatatgtAAGAGACAAATGATTAGTTAAGAAATATCTGTTTCAGCAGGGAACAAAATAATCATGATGTTTTCTCTTTGGGGGATTATAGATAATGGCCTGGAGCTACCTTAGATTTGGCAGGCAAGGAAGGTCTCTCTGAGGAAGTGATAATTACAGGTGATTGAGCAGCCTTGTTTTGGCAATGAGAAGGGAGTATGAGGGAAAACATATTGGTGAGGAGATTGGGGAAAGCAAGGCCTAAATCACCATTTGGTCTGTGATATTTCTTATAATTGGTATTTTTAGAGGCTACTAGGTGCCAGGAGCTAGACTAGATGCTTTGGTTGGTGTAAAAACATCTTCTTCCAAGAATCTCAGACTAACAGTGGGTGATGGAAAAcaatggctaattttttttttttaatttttacttacttgacagaaatcacaagtaggcagagaggcaggcagagagagagagagagagagagagaggaggaagcaggctctccgctgagcagaaagcccgatgcagggctctatcccaggatcctgggatca includes:
- the PDK4 gene encoding pyruvate dehydrogenase kinase, isozyme 4 produces the protein MKAVRFVMRSAGSLSSAGLVPREVEHFSRYSPSPLSIKQLLDFGSENACERTSFAFLRQELPVRLANILKEIDILPDRLVNTSSVQLVKSWYIQSLMDLVEFHEKSPEDQKALSDFVDTLIKVRNRHHNVVPTMAQGIIEYKDGCTVDPVTNQNLQYFLDRFYMNRISTRMLMNQHILLFSDSQTGNPTHIGSIDPNCDVAAVVQDAFECSKMLCDQYYLTSPELKLTQVNGKSPGQPIHIVYVPSHLHHMLFELFKNAMRATVEHQENWPSLTPIEVTVVLGKEDLTIKISDRGGGVPLRIIDRLFSYTYSTAPTPVMDNSRNAPLAGFGYGLPISRLYAKYFQGDLNLYSMSGYGTDAIIYLKALSSESVEKLPVFNKSAFKHYQMSIEADDWCIPSKEPKNLAKEKVAL